The Aquificaceae bacterium genome contains the following window.
ATGCGGGAACACTATAAGGTTCAGGGGAATTTCAAGCCTGTAGAACCTTTCAAAAAGGCCCACCGGGAAAGTAGAGCTCACCTCAATGTCAAGGATAGGATGTAGCCCTCTTTTTTCAAAAACTACGGGCAGGTTGCCTTCAACCTCCCCCTGGACAAGGGGAAATACGCAATCACTTCCTTCTTTTCTTATTACTATGAGAAAGGAGGGTAATCTTTTTCTGTTTTTGACCACAACCTTGAAGGATGCCCTTGAGCCTGCATAGACTTCATCTGGAGGGATAAGGACCACTTCAAGCCCTCTCAGGTTATAGAGAGAGATAATCCCGGAAAGTAGCATAAAAGACAGCATGTAAGAGACCACGAGGTATAGCAGATTGTTGGCGGTGTTTACCGCCGCCACCCCAAGGAATATAGTTATACCAATAAATATTAGA
Protein-coding sequences here:
- a CDS encoding DUF58 domain-containing protein; the protein is MKVRYRVRVNRAGLIFIGITIFLGVAAVNTANNLLYLVVSYMLSFMLLSGIISLYNLRGLEVVLIPPDEVYAGSRASFKVVVKNRKRLPSFLIVIRKEGSDCVFPLVQGEVEGNLPVVFEKRGLHPILDIEVSSTFPVGLFERFYRLEIPLNLIVFPHPVPAREKFLSVPLRERGHSNLQSRKRGYEELHGVREYSSEPIKLIHWKLSAKTGNLYVKEMVEESAPPVMLSLDIVDGSLEERISKLTHLIIKLTSEGKAVGLRLANRTIEPSTGNSHRKRLLTELALL